The Eubacteriales bacterium genomic sequence TTAAGTATGCCCTTATTTCTTCGTCCGTTTGTCAAAACTATACCAACGGCACCGGACAAAGCCATGTATTTCCCTACTAATGAAATCAGCCCTCCAAAGGCCAGCATAGGCAGCCCCCATATCAAAAATAGCCAGAATATCTTATCGCATACGGCATCTGCCCATCGCCCGCGTTTAAAAGATATAACCGCACCGGTAATAAGCCCTGTAGACACATGAAGCATCCCAAGAGCAAGGCAGAGTACCAGCATCGTCATCGGTTCTTGTATCGGGTTAAACCATAAAGCCGGCAAGGAAAACCCGAACCACCCTCCGTAAAGCGCACCCCATATGAATGTCGATATACCCGTCATAGTTATAATACCAAGTATCTTTTTAAACATTCCCGCAGGTTTCATCATCCTTTGAAGCACTATTGCCAATATGGACAGTACAATGCCGTATCCAGCATCTGAAACCATCATTCCATAAAATATGAAATAAAAAGGCGCTAAAAGCGCAGTTGGGTCAAGTGCACCCGGTGCAGGAAGTGAATACATCTCAAGAACCGCCTCGAACGGGCGGATCAGCTTGCTGTTTACAAGCGCCACAGGATAGTTTTCACCGTCTTCCGGGTCTTTAAAGTCTATATAATATTGCCCTGTTATTTTTGCTAAAGATTCCTCTACCTTTTTCTCATTGCCTTTAATAACCCAGCCCTGCAAGACAAATGTTTTTGCCGTTCCAGACAAAGAATTGACAGCTTTTGCACGGTCTAGCTCAGCCAAATAATAATCTTCCATACACTTTAAAGAATCTATTTCTTCGATAAACGGAACCGTCTCCTCTTCAGTCTTTACTATAGCATCATTAAGCTTAGCAGCCTCGTTTTCAAATTCATTGATTATATTAACAGGTGTTTTTATGTAGCCTTGAGTATAAAACTCACTGAAATATGCTGTTTTTAAATCGCTTAAAAAGCTATCGGAAACGCTTTTATGTGCAACAGCAAAAATAGATGTATGTTCAAAATCATTGTCTAGCACTTCTATTTGAACCAGCCCATCATATTTATTTAAAATATCTTCGATTAAATTACGTGAAGAGGTGTTTATAACTCCTAAATACATTTTCGTAGAGGCGGTTTCTTTAATAGATCCCATAGGCGCATCCAATGAAATATACAGCTTTAAAGCGTTTATTTTATTCATTAACCTTGCCCTATTTGCACGTAAATTAAGCAATCTGTCGTCGATTGCCTTAATACTGGCAATTATATTTTTAACTTCTGGTTCATTGGAAATGAAACTGTCTAATTTGTCAACTGTAATGGCAGGTTTTGCCTTGATAATGCTTTTTTTTGATTTGTCGTACTTGCTTATAAATGATATAGCACTGCGTACTTCTGTAAGCTCTTGCTCTATCTCAGATACTCTGTCATATCCTACACTAGTAAGATCTTCATCGACTTTTTCTTCAATTATGTGTACGTTACCCATCAGCTGTAACGATTTTAAGATTTCTCTATGGTTTTTCTTAAGTGCAATTAGAGTCATCTTCTTCATTTCAGCAACAGCCATATATTAAACGATCCTCCCTAAGATGTAATTTATTGCCGAGTCCATATTACTGTCAGTATCTTTTTTTATTTGCTCAATGGCTTTATCCATTTGTATTCTCATTTTAAGTTTTTCTTGTTCGGCCTCGTTTTCAAAAGAAGAAATTATTTTAGTAGCCTCTTTCCTTGCTTTTGAAATTTCTGCATCGGAATATTCTTTTAATTGTTTTTCGGTAAGCTTTAACAGTTCTTTGCCTTTTACTGCCGCCTGCTTTTTTATTTCTTCTGCCTTAGATTCTGCATCTTTTATCGCCGTAATAACCTCTAAAGCCATGCTTAACCCTCCGATTAAATTTTTATAATGACGGTTGATAATATTAGTAATAAAACTTTGATATAAATAGCCTGATCTTTAAATAAAAATCATATCATATATAAGATATTATATATAAACCTCAATATAAAGATATAATAATATATATCATCAAAAAATACAACGTAATTTAATACTTACTGAAAAACTCATACATATCTTTGTAAAATAAAAACCGCTTTATTAAAAGAAGCGGTTTTTAAACTATTAAAAATTGATAAACATTCACACTTTTATCGCTTTGTTCATTACGTCATAGTAATGCTGCATTATGTCTTTTCTCGTTACTATACCTATGAAAAGGTCCCGGTCGTCTGTCACTGGAATAAAATTCTGGTTCATAGCTGCAAGCAATAAGTCTTCTATAGCTGAGTTTACATTTACAGGTGAATATTGCCTCCCTTTTAATATGTCTTTCACGCAGAACTGTTCCCTTATACGGTTGTCAAAAGCACAGTGATCAAGTATTGCCCAAAGAAGGTCCCCTTCGCTTAGCGTACCTACGTATTTACCATCATCACTTATAACAGGTATAGCGGTATAACCGTGGTATCTTACCTTTTCTAATGCCTGTCTTAAAGTATCGTGTTCGTATATGTAAGCAATGTTGCTCTTTGGTCTCAAAAAAAACAATATGTTCATGGCGCTCCTTTCTTCCTGCGCATCATTGATTTTTAAATATTTTTCTAGTTTATTTTATGATTAAAAATCATATTTTGCCAAGCTAAAAATGCCGGCACCTTTATCATTATTATATCAAATTATATTTACTTATGAAATCTTTTTATAGCATGCAGCTTATATAAACATTGACCAACATATCTATTTTACTATATTATAAATATTAAATAATTTTTAAACGGTAGATTTAAAATGATAATTGCAATTATTGCCATAGCTATTTTGCTAATAGCATTATTCTGTTGGTGGCAAAACAACCGTCTCGTTATTACACGGGTCGAATATAAAAACTATAAACTGCCTGCAGGGTTTAACGGGTTTAAAATGCTCCATTTATCAGACCTACATAATAAAACCTTTGGCAAGGGCCAAACAAGGCTGCTTAAAAAGACACATGAAATTTCTCCCGACATAATCTTTATAACAGGAGATTTAATAGACGCCAGGCATAAGCTTAATATAGATGCGGCGATGGCATATGTATTAGAGGCAGTTAAAATTGCGCCGGTGTATTTTGCTGCCGGCAATCACGAAAAAAAATCTAATGTATATTTAGAACTTAAAAAAAGACTTAAAGAAGTAAATGTTACGGTACTTGATGATACTTACACCTTTATTGAAAG encodes the following:
- a CDS encoding V-type ATP synthase subunit I; this encodes MAVAEMKKMTLIALKKNHREILKSLQLMGNVHIIEEKVDEDLTSVGYDRVSEIEQELTEVRSAISFISKYDKSKKSIIKAKPAITVDKLDSFISNEPEVKNIIASIKAIDDRLLNLRANRARLMNKINALKLYISLDAPMGSIKETASTKMYLGVINTSSRNLIEDILNKYDGLVQIEVLDNDFEHTSIFAVAHKSVSDSFLSDLKTAYFSEFYTQGYIKTPVNIINEFENEAAKLNDAIVKTEEETVPFIEEIDSLKCMEDYYLAELDRAKAVNSLSGTAKTFVLQGWVIKGNEKKVEESLAKITGQYYIDFKDPEDGENYPVALVNSKLIRPFEAVLEMYSLPAPGALDPTALLAPFYFIFYGMMVSDAGYGIVLSILAIVLQRMMKPAGMFKKILGIITMTGISTFIWGALYGGWFGFSLPALWFNPIQEPMTMLVLCLALGMLHVSTGLITGAVISFKRGRWADAVCDKIFWLFLIWGLPMLAFGGLISLVGKYMALSGAVGIVLTNGRRNKGILKKFFGGLASLYNVSGYLSDVLSYSRIFGMGLATGVIAMVFNTIAGLLMGQWYLYILAAAVFLVGHSFNIGINALGAYVHSCRLMYIEFFSKFYEDGGKPYKPLAFRIKNYRLNN
- a CDS encoding CBS domain-containing protein → MNILFFLRPKSNIAYIYEHDTLRQALEKVRYHGYTAIPVISDDGKYVGTLSEGDLLWAILDHCAFDNRIREQFCVKDILKGRQYSPVNVNSAIEDLLLAAMNQNFIPVTDDRDLFIGIVTRKDIMQHYYDVMNKAIKV
- a CDS encoding metallophosphoesterase — protein: MIIAIIAIAILLIALFCWWQNNRLVITRVEYKNYKLPAGFNGFKMLHLSDLHNKTFGKGQTRLLKKTHEISPDIIFITGDLIDARHKLNIDAAMAYVLEAVKIAPVYFAAGNHEKKSNVYLELKKRLKEVNVTVLDDTYTFIERNKDALCLLGVKDPRFSSDEIFENNLKAIVDKSGGGFKILLSHRPEKLPLYSKLKVDLVFSGHAHGGQMRLPFIGGLFSPHQGVFPKYTSGLKKDATTSLVISRGLGNSLFPLRVFNYPDLVVVTFKKDNQ